A stretch of DNA from Shewanella sediminis HAW-EB3:
TGAAAATATATAATCAAAAACATTGGTTACATCACCATTATTAAATTGTAAATATTGTAATATTTCAACATAGGATTATCTGATTCGGTGAAATATACGTTAGTTCAAAATTGGTTCAATAATAATTTTGAAGCAACATTATAACCATTCGTGACTATGACGGTTGCGAACACTATTAATAGAACAAATAAAGTTGGTGGTTAGTAGTATGAATTCAAAGAAAAACTTCGATGATATGGAGTTTACTCCACTTCATAGAAAAATAATGCTTTGGGGAAGCGGAGGTCCATTTTTAGATGGCTATGTATTAGTTATTATTGGACTTGCACTTCAACAACTTACACCAGAATTAGGCTTAGATGCACAGTGGATCGGTTTAGTTGGTGCGGCGACACTGGCCGGTCTGTTTATCGGAACCGCGCTATTTGGCTATGTGGCAGATATAGTCGGTCGTAAGAAGATGTTTATGATAGACATTATTGCAATTGCAGTGCTTTCATTTGCAACCATGTTTATCTCATCTCCTATAGAGTTAGTCATCTTACGATTCTTAATCGGAATCGTTATCGGAGCCGATTACCCCATCGCCACCTCTATGGTTGCCGAGTTCTCACCCACTAAGCAACGGGCATTCACAATGGGCTTCATTGCTGCCATGTGGTACGTTGGTGCTACTGCAGCCAACATGGTTGGCTACCTTCTCTACGATGTTCAAGATGGCTGGAGATGGATGTTTGGTAGTGCGGTTATTCCCTGTCTCGTTATTCTACTCGGACGTTTTCACCTACCTGAATCGCCAAGATGGTTACTTAAAAAAGGCCGTGTGGAAGAGTGCCGTGAAATAATGCATAAGTTTTTTGGCAAGGATGTCGATATTAGTTTCGAAGAGGCGGAAGAGACTAAATATAGTAAACTATTTGAACCTATCTATTTAAAAAGAATTATATTCATCGGCACCATATGGAGCTGTCAGGTTATTCCCATGTTCGCCATATATACATTTGGGCCTCAAATAATCGAACTGCTTGGATTTACTGAGGGACAAGATGCGGCCCTGGGCAATATCGTTATCAGTATATTCTTTATGGCCGGGTGTATCCCAGCGATGTACTGGCTGAACTCTATCGGTCGCAGACCACTTTTAATCGGCAGCTTTGCCATTATGACCGCCTCTCTGGCACTACTTGGCATAGTGCCAAATCCAAGCATCTGGCTGATTGTAGGCGCTTTTGCCATTTACGCCTTCTTCTCAGGTGGTCCAGGGATCTTGCAGTGGCTCTATCCAAATGAGCTGTTTCCTACAGAGATACGGGCGTCAGCCGTTGGCGCTGTGATGTCCTTTAGCCGAATTGGTACCATAGTCTCGACTTATGCCCTGCCCGTTTATATGGCCACCTATGGCATATCATCGACATTGCTTGTCGGTGCTGCCATATCACTGATCGGATTAGTTGTTTCAGTGTTCATGGCACCAGAAACAAAAGGATTAACATTAGAAACAACCAGTTCAGTTGATTTCACAGCTTCAGCTGAAGTAAGTAGATAAATTATTATCTAAGATATTAAAAGAGTCCCGTACATCTGAAAACATGTACAGATAAGGTACGGGACTCAAGAAGTTATCGAATGAAGATATACTCTTAAACTTTAATTCTATAGCTTTAAATATTTACCAGCCGATATATCGACGAATATATTTCGGCAAAACCTAATTAATTAGAGGAGGATATCCGCGCAAGCCGAAAAGGATGTCGAATATGTACGGAACCCATGAATTAAATATAACCTGTAATTAGACGGGGGGATTACTTGCCTGTATTTAATTACCCATACTGTTTTATACATAAGTACAAACCATTTTAAATATAAGTACAAACTAAGTACTAAAAACTTTAAATACAATTGGAATATAACGATGATGAAAACTAACAAAACGTTTTATATCTCTCTTATTGCAAGTGCTATTGCATTAAGTAGCTTCAACACCATGGCTGCCGCTGAAGAAGATGGCATTAATATCCACGGTGGCGTGCGTATTAACTACTCATATAAAGATTACAGCGAGAGTTCAAAAGATAAAGGTGGTGATCTGACATTTAACATGGCGTCACTAAGATTTGACGGTAAGCATGGTAACTGGGGATTAAAGTCGGATTACCGTTTCACTGCCGACACTAACTATATCAAATATGGCTACGGCTTCTACGATTTCAATCCTGAGTGGGAACTTCAGTTCGGTATTAACCAAGTGCCATTTGGCAACCTGGGATATATCTCTAACAGCTATTGGTTTGGCCTCCCCTACTACCTTGGTTTCGAAGACGACTATGATATTGGTGTAAAAGCCACCTTTGAGAAAAACGGTTGGCACACAGATATGGCTTTCTATAAGAGCGCCGAATATGGACCAAGCGAAAACAAACAGTACGCAGCCGACCTGTATACCGGCACTATCAACGGTACCGAGTATAACAACGAAGAGACAAACCAGCTTAACCTTCGCCAAACCTACACCATGGAACACCAGGGCGGCTCAACCACTTTTGGTGGCTCGGTTGAAGTTGGCCAGATCTATAACGCTAAAACCGGTAACAATGGCGACAGATATGCCGTTGCCGCTAGCCTTGACAGCAAGTTCCATGGCTGGAACCTGCAACTTCAAGCCATGCAGTATGAGTATGATGCAGCCGATAGCGCGGATGACAACAAGATCGCCATCGCAGTGGTCAGCTGGCAGTATGAAATTGCCTCTAAGGCACAGGTATACAGTATCAACCTGGCAAAAACGATCCCGACCGATTGGGGTAGCGTAAAGTTCTACAATGACTTCGGCCTAATGACACCGGATGTTGCCGACGAAACCTACGATGACAGTATGCAAAACGTGTTAGGCGCCGCGATCGCAGCAGGTCCTACTTACACCCAAATCGACTTCATCATGGGTAAGAACATGACCTTCTCAACGGCAAACAACGACCATATCGGTCTGCCTGAAGTCGGTGATGATTGGGACAAGCGCTTCAACATCTCCATGGCTTACTACTTCTAAGCACAAGCACGGAGGAGACAGGCAATCAACTACACCCAGGTTGATTGCTCCTCTTCCAGTTTAAGGGTCAACACGTTCTCATCTCGACACATTACATGGACATCTTATGACCCAGCCTTCGCCCTATCGAAGGCTTTTTTTTACCACCAAAGGAATGAGGATCTCCGGTTATGATGAATATTAAAAACTTATCGGTTAATAACAAAATTGCACTGGCCTTTAGCTGCATCGCCGTGGCAGTAATAGCCCTTAGCATGCTGTTTATATCGGGACTGAATAACACACGCGATAATATCCTGACGCTGACTGACGAAGTACTACCCAATGTCTTATTAGTCGAGAAAATAAAATTTGTCACCATCTTCATTCGCCGGGATCAGTTCTCTTTCCTGCCCAGTATCGGCGATCCGGAGATGAAAAGCTGGATGCAGACAACCGACAACATGATTGATGATGTCACCGATATGATCAACACCTACGAAAAGAGCATTCAGACAGAAGAGGAGCGCCAAGCGCTCACATTAGCGAGACGCAACTGGCAAGATTACCTCAGTGCTCAGAGTGGTTTCAACGACATCGTCCTGCAAAATGATCTGGCAGGCGCAAACACATACCTGCTGAGTTCATATAAACAGTTTAACAGGATGCAAGACGCCTTAACCAAGCTGACAGAGATCAATTTAGCACGCACGGAAACAGACCGCACCAATACGCTCGAAGGTGTCAGCACGGCAACCATGAAGACCTATATCGGCGTTGGGGCATTATTTACCTTAATGGCAGTGATGACCCTCTTCCTTGGACGACAAATTCGCAACCCATTGCGTGAAGTCATGACTATGGCCGAAGAGATCGCCAATGGTAATCTGGCCTATCAGATAAAACGCGACCAGATAGGCAATGACGAGCTTGGCCAGCTGGCCGACTCCTGTATCAGCATGCAGAAAAACTTGCGTGAGTTGGTCGATGAGATAGGCGGCGCCGTGGTGCAACTCAGCTCCTCGATCGAAGAGGTGAGCGCCATCTCTGAGCAGTCATCTCAGGGCATGTCACAGCAGCAAAATGAGATCACTATGGTTGCCACTGCGATGCAGCAGATGCAGGCGACCGTCAATGAAGTCGCCATGAATACCGAAGATGCCTCGAGTTCGGCAAATTCGGCAACCGAGCGTGCCGATCAGGGCAATCAAGAGGTTCAACAGAACATCATCGAGATCCAGCAGGTTTCTGAGGTCATAGAAAATGCCGGTGAGATGGTGGCCCAGCTCGAGAAAGATTCAGCGAGTATCTCCATGGTGGTCGATGTTATCGGCGGCATTGCCGAGCAAACAAACCTGCTGGCCCTGAATGCGGCCATCGAAGCGGCGCGCGCCGGTGAGCAGGGACGAGGCTTCGCCGTCGTCGCCGATGAAGTACGCACACTGGCAGGAAGAACCCAGGATTCTACCCGTCAGATTGTCGAGATAATCGAGAAGCTGCAACTCCGCGCCGTCGAGGCCGGAGCTGCGACTAAACAGAGCTGTGAAATGATCCGTGGCTGCGTGTCACAAACCCACTCCACGGGCGAGAAGATCTCCGAGATTGAACAAGCAGTCACACAGATCGCGGCGATGAATATTCAGATCGCCAGTGCCTGCAGCGAGCAAAACTCGGTGACCGAAGATCTCAGCCGTAGCGTAGAAACCATCAACGTCTCCTCATCGGAGGCGGCAACCGGAGCCGGCCAGACGGCGCAAGCCTGTATCGAACTAAGCCAGCTCTCCTTAGGCCTCAAGAGCATGGTCGATCAATTTAAGACCGCCTAAATAATGGCAGACTTGTCACTTATTCAGTGATCCCAAGCACTCGACCTGGGATCCTGGATGAGTGCACAGTTCGTCTATCCATTATAAAGCTGAGAAAGCCCTTAATTCCTCGATTTCAATTCGACCAAGGATAGAGCCATACAGGGCCTTATTTACCTACATGCATTGAGCAATCGCCCCCTTCTTACTTGCCGCCATCACACAACCTCGCTCACTGTCCGATGCCGCTTTGCAGTCGGCCATCATGGTCCTGCTATCCGGTGCCATACTCCCCAGCACTTTCCTTGCGTGTTTAACCACTTCATTACACTTCTCTACGGGAACGGGATCGTAATTACTGCAGGCACTGAGCAAGGCTGTGAAGGTGGCAAGTGTAAGTAAAATTAACGGCGTCGCTTTCCTGATATTAAAAATAGGGGACATGATGCTTCCTTAAACTTGATTAGGGACTCTGTTGATAAGGAGAACGGTACGATTTATTTAACACTGAGATCCTATCCAGTCAGTCACAGTTCTTCTCATTAGAAAATGATAGCTAACTTTAGCGTAATACCCCTATTTTTATTACAATGGGCATAAGAACTTTACAGAGCTTAAATTAAACTCAAATATGGCAAAACCTAATAAGAAAGGCCCCTCCCGCACCGTCGACATCTTCTGCGCTAAGTGTAAAACTCAGCTGTTTAAGTATCGCAAGGGAGGAAAAGGCGCCTTAGTCAAATGCTTCAAGGAGCGCATTGTCGAGGACTACACTAGAGTCCCCTGCACTTGCCCCGAATGTGGTCAGGTATTTGCCAGAGATTCCTTAGTCAGAGGCACACCGGCATTTAAGATGGTAGGCGGAAAGGTCACGTTTAAATAAGCTCAACGCAGCCTGTTAATAGATCGAATCGACATACTTGTGTGTCGGCAGCTGCAATAGGTCTTGTGGATGATCGCCACCAAAGCTTGCCCACTTACTCTCTCCGGCAAAATTCGTACTGGCGACAGGCTTTTGTGTGTTGAGGTCATAAATTACCAACTGTATCTCTATCTTATCGGGCTTACCCGACCACTCCGTATTTCTATCTTCCCAATGTAATATCTCGGGTTTCACATAATAACCAAACCCTTGTTTATCGAGCGTGCTTAAACAGTTTTCACCGTGGCAATCGGTAGTCACATCGACATTTAATGCCCGCTTAGAGAATGCACTTCTAACTGCGTTCGTCGTCATACGTCCCGATCCCGGGTACTTCTTATTACCGTAGCTGCCATCCATAGGTACAGAGATAACGACACCTATAGCTGGATCGAGTTTAACCTCGGGTTTTAATACCAATCAGTATAAAGATGTGGTCGCTCAGCGAGAATTTAGCGCTTCTGAGGCAAGGCAACGAGTGAAGAACATAGTTATTCTACGTTTAAGCTCGTTAACACAGTATCAGATGCGCTAAAACTCGCCTTTTAGGAGTGTTTTTGGCTGCCTACTTCTGCGTTGAATGACTTCACAAGGGAGCACCATTCCCTCATCCATTCGCCTTGAATTAGTTTGCCAAAAATACTCTGAGTAGATCACTTTCTTATACCGATTGGTATAATAATTCACTTTGCTGATAGGTAGATGAGCAACCCGCCAGTAACACTCCACCAGCAAGCATACAGATATGCCTCTTCATGTTTAATCTCCCAGATTTGATATGCGTGATTTATCGAACGAATGTATCCAGATACCAGTTTATTCAGATACCAATTCACTTAACTACCGATAATAAGCTGAATTGTTCGATTAGGAAATCGAGAAAAGCGCGTATATGAGGCTTTGGATACTGAGTGCCTTTATAGATAGCAAAAATCTCACCACTGCCTTGGGCTCCGTGCGTTGCAGCCCAATCCGGTAGGATCTCGATAAGTTGCTTGTTGGCTATATAGGGTGTAACCATCCAGTCGGATAACAGCAGGACACCGCTCCCCTGCAGAGCAGCACTGAGCAGAGGTGACCCCCCCTTCGAGATTAAATTCCCCGTAACAGAGACCTTTTTCTCAACTTTTCCTCTACTGAAATACCAGTGATTCCTCTGTCTCTCATGGCTGATCAGCAGACAGTTGTGTTGTTGGAGATCTTCAGGTTTTCCAATTCTTGGATGAGTGTGAATATAATCAGGTGAGGCAACAAGGGAGGTATAATTAGTGAGAAGCTTTCGCGCCTTCAGACGACTGTCTTGTGGTGTGCCTATGCGGATAGCCAAATCGATATTTTCACTATTAAGATCGACAACTTTATTATCCAGTTCTATCTCTATCTGAACATTCGGGTAGCGCTCAAGAAATTCAGGGATGAGTGGAGCAAGATAAATATTACCAAAGCTTTCAAATACTGAGATCCGCAGTACTCCCTCGGGTTCAGGGTTAGTGCCTTTCATTTCGCTTAGCAGTTTATCTGCATCTTGCACTAACTTGGCCGATTGCAGGTGAAAGTATTGACCCTCCTCGGTCAGAATTAGCTGACGAGTACTTCTTTTAAAGAGCGTGGTTTGTATCAGGGCTTCCAGATTATCTATATTTCGGGCAACGGAAGAGGGAGCCATATTTAATGCTTGCGCCGCCTGTGAGAAGCTTCCCGACTCGACAACCTGATGGAACACCTTAATCAAATCTAACATCTGTTTCTCCCCACATCTGTCAATTTTAATATCTAGTAATATCGCTCACCTTTGCGTTTTACGCAAAACAATCTCAGCTTTAGTGACTATTCCCCCACAATATCGAATGATGCACAATTTGGTCATCGCAATAGAGCGACTCACTTTATCAAGATAGAGAAGATGACATGACTAAACGTATCGATCTGGCTAAAACACAACCTGCTGCACTTACCGCCATGCTTAGTGTTGAAAATTACCTTTCACAAACGGCACTTCCCGCTAAGTTGAAAGAGCTGATTAAGATACGTGCATCTATGATTAACCAGTGCGCTTACTGTATCGAGATGCATACCGCCGAAGCACTAAAAGCCGGGATTGAACAGCAAAAGCTGTTCGCCATATCAGCCTGGAGAGAGTCCCCGTTATTCGATGACAAAGAGCGTGCGGTATTAGCATTGACCGATGAGATGACCTTGATTGCCGACTCAGGGGTATCCGATACAGCTTATCAGGCAACTCTGGAGAAGTTAGGAGAGGAGCAGCTCGCAGAGGCCATGATGCAAATAATTATGATCAACGCCTGGAATCGTTTTGCCTTGGCAACACAGATGAAACACTGAGTCACGACAATAGTGAGCGACTTAATTAATTAGGAATTAGTGAGAGAATAAACATCAGGCCTCTAAAAAATAGAGGCCTGATACCAAACTTATAGCATTAGCTCGTAGCTCGTAGCTCGTAGCTCGTAGCTCGTAGCTCGTAGCTCGTAGCTGACAGCTTATAACTTACGTCTGAGCCTACAACTGATAACTAAATGTCACCTTAGCATTACGTTCCTCACCCGGCATACCACCTAAGAACATCGCCTTATTGTAGTAGGTCTCGTTGAACAGGTTATTCACGTTAAGCTGTAACTTCCAGCTGTCGGCCTGATAACTGACAGCGGTATCTACCACGGTATAACTCGGTACATACCCGGTCGGGATACCGAATGAGCTTGAGTTCGTGCTACGCTCATCGACATACTTCGCACCCAGGCTGATGTCCAGTGGACTGCTCAGCGAGAACCACTCGGCACCATAGGTGACCCAGGCACTGGCAGTGACGTAAGGTACACCTTTCTGGCGGGTATCATAGCTGCTTCGATTTGGATCTTTCTTGTCCCGCGCATCCTGATAAACACCGTTTACATTAATGGCCCACTGCTCATTGAGATGAGCGTTCATATCCAGCTCGACACCAGTGGTCTCTTCGCTGCCATCATAGAAAAATTCTTGCACCTCAGGACCACTGACACCCGCTTCAAAATCCAGGTTATTATATCTAAGGTTGGTGCGTGAACTCTTGAACAGCACCAGAGATGTCAGCATCTGATCGTCAAATGCCTTCAATCGCATACCCAAGTCGTCACTCACCGACTCAGAATCTTTTCTGTCTTTACCATTCCCGGCAACACCATCTAAGACACCGTAAGCCGTGCGTCCCTTAGAGTGGTTAACGAAGAAGGAGAGATCGTCCGTCGGCATATAGGTCACGCCTAAGTTATAGGTTACGCCGTTGTCACTGGTATCGGCTTCCGGTGTAGGCTCTGCGGCGCTGGCGCGATAAC
This window harbors:
- a CDS encoding MFS transporter, which encodes MNSKKNFDDMEFTPLHRKIMLWGSGGPFLDGYVLVIIGLALQQLTPELGLDAQWIGLVGAATLAGLFIGTALFGYVADIVGRKKMFMIDIIAIAVLSFATMFISSPIELVILRFLIGIVIGADYPIATSMVAEFSPTKQRAFTMGFIAAMWYVGATAANMVGYLLYDVQDGWRWMFGSAVIPCLVILLGRFHLPESPRWLLKKGRVEECREIMHKFFGKDVDISFEEAEETKYSKLFEPIYLKRIIFIGTIWSCQVIPMFAIYTFGPQIIELLGFTEGQDAALGNIVISIFFMAGCIPAMYWLNSIGRRPLLIGSFAIMTASLALLGIVPNPSIWLIVGAFAIYAFFSGGPGILQWLYPNELFPTEIRASAVGAVMSFSRIGTIVSTYALPVYMATYGISSTLLVGAAISLIGLVVSVFMAPETKGLTLETTSSVDFTASAEVSR
- a CDS encoding methyl-accepting chemotaxis protein: MMNIKNLSVNNKIALAFSCIAVAVIALSMLFISGLNNTRDNILTLTDEVLPNVLLVEKIKFVTIFIRRDQFSFLPSIGDPEMKSWMQTTDNMIDDVTDMINTYEKSIQTEEERQALTLARRNWQDYLSAQSGFNDIVLQNDLAGANTYLLSSYKQFNRMQDALTKLTEINLARTETDRTNTLEGVSTATMKTYIGVGALFTLMAVMTLFLGRQIRNPLREVMTMAEEIANGNLAYQIKRDQIGNDELGQLADSCISMQKNLRELVDEIGGAVVQLSSSIEEVSAISEQSSQGMSQQQNEITMVATAMQQMQATVNEVAMNTEDASSSANSATERADQGNQEVQQNIIEIQQVSEVIENAGEMVAQLEKDSASISMVVDVIGGIAEQTNLLALNAAIEAARAGEQGRGFAVVADEVRTLAGRTQDSTRQIVEIIEKLQLRAVEAGAATKQSCEMIRGCVSQTHSTGEKISEIEQAVTQIAAMNIQIASACSEQNSVTEDLSRSVETINVSSSEAATGAGQTAQACIELSQLSLGLKSMVDQFKTA
- a CDS encoding DUF4823 domain-containing protein; its protein translation is MVLKPEVKLDPAIGVVISVPMDGSYGNKKYPGSGRMTTNAVRSAFSKRALNVDVTTDCHGENCLSTLDKQGFGYYVKPEILHWEDRNTEWSGKPDKIEIQLVIYDLNTQKPVASTNFAGESKWASFGGDHPQDLLQLPTHKYVDSIY
- a CDS encoding LysR family transcriptional regulator — protein: MLDLIKVFHQVVESGSFSQAAQALNMAPSSVARNIDNLEALIQTTLFKRSTRQLILTEEGQYFHLQSAKLVQDADKLLSEMKGTNPEPEGVLRISVFESFGNIYLAPLIPEFLERYPNVQIEIELDNKVVDLNSENIDLAIRIGTPQDSRLKARKLLTNYTSLVASPDYIHTHPRIGKPEDLQQHNCLLISHERQRNHWYFSRGKVEKKVSVTGNLISKGGSPLLSAALQGSGVLLLSDWMVTPYIANKQLIEILPDWAATHGAQGSGEIFAIYKGTQYPKPHIRAFLDFLIEQFSLLSVVK
- a CDS encoding carboxymuconolactone decarboxylase family protein — its product is MTKRIDLAKTQPAALTAMLSVENYLSQTALPAKLKELIKIRASMINQCAYCIEMHTAEALKAGIEQQKLFAISAWRESPLFDDKERAVLALTDEMTLIADSGVSDTAYQATLEKLGEEQLAEAMMQIIMINAWNRFALATQMKH